The proteins below are encoded in one region of Desulfobacterales bacterium:
- the secE gene encoding preprotein translocase subunit SecE, which produces MSKPFSDLRNLVGKEDGFVLRALQFLREVKIELKKVAWPDRKQTIGSTAVVIVFVFILSLFLGIVDMSLSSIIRLILR; this is translated from the coding sequence ATTTAAGAAATTTGGTAGGCAAAGAAGATGGTTTTGTTTTAAGGGCATTGCAATTTTTAAGGGAAGTTAAAATTGAGTTGAAAAAGGTTGCGTGGCCAGATAGAAAACAAACTATTGGCTCCACAGCGGTAGTAATTGTTTTTGTTTTTATTCTTTCGCTTTTTCTTGGAATTGTTGATATGAGTTTATCAAGTATAATTAGGCTTATACTTCGATAA